The genomic region GCGGCGTACGGAGAAGTCCTTTTTATAATAAAATCGACGGCGACACGTCCTCCGGATATGGCCGCATGGGCATGGGGGAGGAGCAATCACCGGTTCGGAATGCGTGCACCTGGTCTTGGTGAGGTGTCCGACATGTCAGTGACAATTGGCTCATGGTCTTGTTCGGTAGCAGCAGGTCTCCTCTAGTGTGCGCCCGGCCCGCGTGAGTCGTGACTGACCAGAGACCCAGCCTGCCAAGCAGGGGCCGTGGCCCGTGGGCCCCGGCGCGGAGTGGAGCGGACTCTCTCCAAATCCAAACCAACAACACACGTCATAAAAACCGCATTATAGATCTAATCACTATAGTAAAACACAGGAGACCTGCTAGAGATAGGCTCGAGCTGAAACTCTGAAATCAGTAAGAAAGGAAGAAACTGTGGCACTGAAACTCTGAAATCAGTTGCAGTTGCACAAACCTTGGAGTTTTCCCTCCACAGGTCTCAGTCGCAAAACTAAACACAAAAAAAATGCATCTCAGGAGTCAGGATTCATGAAGGTCACCGTCAAAAGCAACAACAACAAACTGCTCCGAATCTTTAATAACAGAAATCCCTGTCAACAGAATATTCAGAGTAAAATGGGATTTGAGAAGCTGGATGGAAAGCTCAACCCAGGAAACGTCGACAAAACGTGAAATTCGCCCACCCACCCTCGAAGTATTTATAACGTCAAAGAATAATATCACTTCAGGAACATTGAACTGGTACGACAGTGCAACACAACCGTATCAGTTTGTTTCACTTCTGCCACACACACACTGTTGTTCTTGTATATGCTCACCGTATatgccacacacacacacacactataGTTGAGAGAGGCCATGTCACCTGACTCTATATGCTAACCGTGGATCCGACTGACCTCGACATCCTCTTCGCGTCTCCTTTATTTCCTTCTGGCAAAGGGATGACCATCGCAAAGAAGATACGCCacctcaccccccccccccccccccccccccctctcccacTGCCAATGTTCATCAGCACGCACCGGTCACTGATACCAAATTTCTGAGACACATGGTGTTTGCCGAGGTCCATCGTAAGCGCTTGGTGTCGCGACAAATAATGGTCCTTTGCCTATCTGATCTAGCTGATAGTTGTCTGCATGGAATCCGACCGGTCTGAGCTGTAGATCGTCTGAACGAGATCCTCAACCACCTCAGTCGGGGCTTTCGCTTTCAGCAGCATTTCGTCGTACTCTGCTTCTGGGCTCGACAGCGCTACGATCGCCCCACCCGCCCCGACCGAGGCTTCTCCGTCGTGCAGGATAACAGTTCGGATCACAATGTTCAGGTCGAATGTGTGGTTGTACGAGAAGAACCCGATCGATCCTGAGTACACTCCTCTTGGGCTTGTCTCAAGTGAATCAAGGATCTCCATTGATCTGACTTTTGGAGCCCCGGTCATCGAACCGCCTGGAAAGGCCGCTTTCACACAATCAACGGGGCTTAGATCTGGCTTCTTTGTTCCGCAGACGGTACTCACCATGGTGTGAACACTTCTGTATGATTCAACGTCCATGAGGCGTGGGACATGCACGCTCCCTGGCTCGCAGACCTTGCCGAGATCGTTTCTTAAGAGGTCGACAATCATCAGGTTCTCGGCCTGGTCTTTTTCGCTGGTGGAGTTGAGCACATGCAAAAGGGAAAATATAGCAGTAGCATATGAGCGCTGTGAAACAGGATTAGCATTTAGAACATCCAGATAACAATGAAACTGAACTACCAGGAAAGGAATACATCAATAAGAACATAGGTGTGACTGTAGAAACTTCCAATGACACACCACAGAAACTAGTTGACTTATGCTTACAGTAAATGTTATACGACCATGTAATTTTCTATCGTAGATATGTCAACTGAAAACTGAATTAGCACTAGCAGCCATATTGCTTCAACAGAGTGTTGAGCCAAGCTTATGATGAATGTCAATATCAATTTCTTGATTCCTGACACACTTATCCAGTTATTTTTACCAACTTCTTCCGCGAGAACATTTGTGAAGAAACTTAACTCAAAATAATAAAAACAGCAAATAAAATAAATCAGGGAAAGCAAAGAAACAGCATCCCAAGCTCAATATTTCCTGAAAAAAGAGTGGTAGAGCCAAGATACATCTAGAAAACAATATAGTGTACTTGCCTGTATCTCAACTGCAGACGTAAGCATTCATCTTCCTCTGGTGTTCTGCCACGTGCTATAGTACCTTTAATTGGTTTCGCTTCTAGAACTCCAGCTCGGTCTAGTCGTAGAAACCTTTCTGGAGAAGAGCAACATATGCTCAAGTTTTCTGAGGAGAAGTTAAGCCAGGCCGCATAAGGCGCTGGATTTTGTTTTCTCAGTTTAAGGTAGAGTTGGAGTGCATTTATACAGTCTGCTCTTCTCTTCATCTGAGTAGTTAAGCACAACTCATAGCTTTCTCCGTCCCTGATATAATCCAAGCAATTCTGAACGTCTCTAACATATTGGTCCTTTGATTTCTCTACAACAAAACTCTGCTTCAGCGCACTGGATGATCTAACATATGTCTTTCCATTAATTGGTGATCCTGCCTGCTTATGCACACTGGATGATCTAGCATGTGTCTTTCGGATAATTGGTGATCCTGAGGGCATACCACCCAACCTGAGAAGCTTCTTCTCAGTCTCCACTAACCATGAAGTATGCGTTGAATTTTTGCATATCCCATCTCCATTACTAGAATAAAATTCATCATGCAGTGACAAAATATACACATCACCATTGCTGTGATCAACCACCACAGTGTTATCAGCAAAGACGAAGCATGCATCAGGAGTACTTGATTTGGCCTTGTTCGATGATGCATCACACTCCACTTTAAGACCATACCTGGTATCCAATGAAAACTAAAGAAGTTCAAAAAAGATCTTAAAGAAACCCAAAAGAGACAGATAATACAAAAAGAATTAGATGAAGTGCAGAAGGCTCCATTGCCCACATGAGACAGTTACGGGAATGGGGAAGATTCAAAACAACTGTTTGTAGCATGGAAGATCTGTTTGCAGCAGGAAACTAATCAAGCGCTGGCAAAATCAATGCATAGTATCTAATCTACTGCCACAACTGGATAATATAAGTTAAAAACAGTGCCAATTCATGACAAGAAATCAACATACCCAAGATATCCAACGAAGCCACCATGGAATTCAAAGGGCAGTCCTTCGTAATCCTTCTCATTGTATTGAATGGACTCAATCTCCTGCAAGTGTGAAACAGTGAGAATCAGACTCAGATAAATGCATGGCACAATCTACTCAGCATATTGCACTTTAATCATATACCTAAGGTATTGATGATCGTGTTAACATGCACGATACAATAGTATGTCagtaaccaccaacacttcaagctgAGATACCTCAGGCCAGCAGATTTTGTTTTTGACATGGCTAAAACCAGTAAAAAAGCACTGGCTTGCTACCATTGACGACATAACCTAGTACAGTAGTACTACAAGTATTTTGTTCCTCTATGCTGCAGGAGCTGAGGAAGTTCCTTAGTGGTAGGTGACCTGTGCTAAAACCTGTATACCCCATTTAATTGTTTAACTTTAACAAAACAGTTGGGCTCTTTTACATTAAAAATACCAGAACAATTGGACTCCTTGTACCCATTAATGAACACAAAGTCATTTCTGCTTGAGTAAATTATTTAGATTATGAGACTACAACACACAAAGAGGGCTTGATCACCCTCCAAAATGCCCCTTGTGTGATCAAGAGGATGAAACCTTAGATCATCTCCTGGTCTCCTGTGTTTTCTCAAGGGTTTTCTGGTTTCAGATGTTGAGGACTTTCGACCTTCAAATGCTAGCCCCACAAcctggtttgtcatccttcatgaGCTGGTGGGAAGAAGCATCTTCTTCGTTCATAGGTCTTGTTAGAAAGGGGCTCAATTCTCTTATTGCTTTGGGGGCCTGTATTATTTGGAATCatcgcaacaaatgcgactttgaTAATTGGAACCCTAATGTGTCTTTAACCATTAGGATGGCTATGGACGAAAGATGGATGTGGGAAATGGCTGGGGCTAAAGGCCTTTCCTACCTGTCTGCCCCTCTCCTTGAGGTTTAGTTTCGGAGGGGGATTTAGACAAGTAGTTGGTTGCTGTTCTCGGATGGATTTTTTTGGTTTTCTGGTTTTACGACCTCCGTAAGGAAGTCTGTTTTGTTGGTCTTCTTAGACCTTTTATCTCCTTAATATAATGGGGCACAGTTCTCCTGCGGTTTTCGAAAAAAATAGTGGCAATAGCAACAAGGTTATGATCAcacaaaattaataagattaaaatAGTTACCACAAGCATCAATAATCTTTAAACATATACCTTGTTAAGGAACTCCAAGAAGCCGTCTTTGATAAATTTTTTGGCAGTAAATCCATAAGCATCTTGGATACTAAGCATTCCTCCACAATTGGCTCTGGAAAAGAATTTGCGAAATGCACAATAGCATAAAGGTCTTTACCACATGCTGGCAGACATACTGCTTAATGCACTACAGCGTGATTCCTTATTACCTTTGACCAGATAGGTGGAATGACATTTGCTTCCACAGGGACCCACCTTTACCACCCATGAATGAAAAACGTGCCCTGTTCTGCAAGTAGAAATGTATAGCAACAAAGACAAAAAAGATCATGTAATACATAAAGGCGAATACACCTACCTCCATGAGGAAATAAAAGAAGTTGTAATCCAAGTAAGTTTCAGCAAATTTCCAGCTATACCACTCAACTGAGATGGTGTTGCAGCTCAATTCATGTAGGTCAAGAGTTGAAGAGAAAATAGTATCCTCtttttttattcaattttggtgaTTAGTTAATAGTAAGCTTACTGCATACCTGGTCAACTGATGAGCTATCCAACCAAAATGTGTCTTCACCGCTTTGATGGCCAAAAAGCACCGCAAATATGTCTTCAGAGCCTACTGTGGGACAGACAAAATTTTCAATCTTCTTCCATTGTAATCGTAAACACTTCTTCCCAATCCCTCTCTTTCCAAGTACAGACTCTGAAAGTTCCATTCTTTCAGTATGCAACAAGTCCTTAGGAATAGAATCATGATGACTTGCAGAATTGACCTGCAGAACAGGACTCTCTGCTAAAATGACGTGTATAGGTATAGTGTGTCAAATACTTCAtcatagacagtacttgagatttTTCCAGTTTACCAATACTGTGAACCTTTCTTTCCTGAATCCACGATGAGCGCAATCCAAAATTTCCTGTTATCTTCTTAAAGTTTCGGAAAATCTGTCTTCCGTGATGAGTAGCAATGCTCTCTGGGTGAAACTGGGTTAAAGGGCAATCATGTGTAAGAAAAACTGACTACAACATAGAGAAATCACCGAATAGGATAAACTAGGATACCTGCACTCCATAATGAGGCCTGCTAGAGTGCCTGATGCCCATGATAACTCGGCTATCATCTGACTCACAAGCATGTCCTATGTTGGATAGTTCCCCACCATTGTTACTGTACTCTAGAGGGTTTCTCATTAAATTGTTATCCAATGTTCCCAAGAAGGTACTAACATTGGTTCGATCACTTTCAAGGTAAGAAAGCAAATTTGGAGAAGCAGTCCACGCTATCGATGTAAGATCATCAGGTAGAGAACCAGATTCTATTACAAGGGAATGATACCTCACTACCTGAAAACAGCACATGCAAGTTCAAAGGATTTATCATTTCATATAGAAAATGAAGACTGAAATGAAACACAAATAGCAAGGGGTGGGACTAGTAATACAAGTGGCACACTAACCTTGAAGCCAGAATTTCTACCTGAGGGGACACGATTAAAGAGGTGGCATCCATCGTGCTCAATTTCACTGATACAGCAAAGAGGAGTGTTAGATCATGCATAAACTGTAAGAATCGAGAACTCAGCAGCAGTACTCAGCGAATTTTATTAACATGAATTCAAGGCCTTGCCTGAGTCGCCCGTGTATAGCTTCTGGAGCATGAACAATCTCAGCACCATGTACAAATCCCAGGGCCTGCAATGGACAAAGACAAGTAGACgatgacaacaacaacaacaatggcCATTTCAGGTTAAGTTACAGCCACGTGATCCATGCAAATTTCTTTGTTATCCAAGGATGACAATGAAATAGAAAGGTAGATTTGAATATCACCTGGTGGCCAAGGCAGACACCCAAGATGGGTATATCTCCACACTCCAAAAGTATGCGCAGACATACCCCTGAAAGAAAAGCATGCACCAGATAATTAATTCGAAAAAGTGAATGAACAAACCCCGGTTTCGCAAAGCAGGGCAAAACTGAAGATCCACCTATGTCGGCGGGGCATGCCGGAGATCCAGGGCCAGGCGAGATGACGATGTTGTCGAAGGTGCGGTCCTTGTACAACCGGTTAAAGATGTCCCCCCACGTCCACTCGTCGTTGCGCACGACCACGGGCGGCACTGCGGAGGTGTGAGGAGCTCCCGTCAGTTCCACCGCCCGCCGAGAAGCGCAATGAGCTGCTTTCCTACTCACCGCCGTTGACGACCGACAGCTCCTGGAAGATGTTGTAGGTGTAGCTGTCATAGTTGTCGATCAGCAGCGTCCTCACCGGCGGCTCCGGCGGCTCCTCCCCCTTGGCCCGCCGCGCCGCGAGATGGCCGCGAGGGGCCGAGACCcgacgcgcggcggcggcggcggcgtaggCGGAAGGAAGGTGGGGCCACCTCGCCACCGGCTGGGCGGGGAGGCGGAGTGCGGCCATCGCGACGGACCTGGCGGCGCGCGCGGAGGATCCGGGTGGGTGGGAGAATGAAAATGGAACGCGACTCCTTTTTCTGGGGCCGTGGTAATTTGGACTGCAAAATACGGTTCGGGCACGTCGTTTTTTATACGTCAATCGGAGTGCGCTTTTTTTGCCGACGTCCTACCCTATCGTCTCGGTGGGTGCGCCGGActgtgtcacacccgtttccaacgGGTAGaaccgggtgcatcgcatatgtgtgccagaatctatttccacacatatgttgacgtcacaagtgtaatatatcaaaagaacaatgcataaaagcgtaaataacgattatattaacatattacacttcgaacggacaatatgtcttaacctttattcatcaaagtatagcgaaacaaggacatccatccacaggaagatgaccgggggtatcactagactagcatccatggagtccagcatcataacttcatctgcaacttctgatcaaaattaagcaagggtgagctcacttatggtcggggctcagcaagtgggggaaaactaatgcaggtataacaaggtgaggctgaggttgagcagtaagcattttagttggtcaacattttattatcaacacctaatTACTAATaaatgtgaatcccaagtattcccattaaacaaaggtataagagtataccaaaaacacttaagtgaaaccacttaagcaaaccattggtagatcatcggatctcgatttatttccatcttcaagttcaatta from Zea mays cultivar B73 chromosome 6, Zm-B73-REFERENCE-NAM-5.0, whole genome shotgun sequence harbors:
- the LOC103629593 gene encoding probable aminodeoxychorismate synthase, chloroplastic isoform X1: MAALRLPAQPVARWPHLPSAYAAAAAARRVSAPRGHLAARRAKGEEPPEPPVRTLLIDNYDSYTYNIFQELSVVNGVPPVVVRNDEWTWGDIFNRLYKDRTFDNIVISPGPGSPACPADIGVCLRILLECGDIPILGVCLGHQALGFVHGAEIVHAPEAIHGRLSEIEHDGCHLFNRVPSGRNSGFKVVRYHSLVIESGSLPDDLTSIAWTASPNLLSYLESDRTNVSTFLGTLDNNLMRNPLEYSNNGGELSNIGHACESDDSRVIMGIRHSSRPHYGVQFHPESIATHHGRQIFRNFKKITGNFGLRSSWIQERKVHSIGKLEKSQVNSASHHDSIPKDLLHTERMELSESVLGKRGIGKKCLRLQWKKIENFVCPTVGSEDIFAVLFGHQSGEDTFWLDSSSVDQNRARFSFMGGKGGSLWKQMSFHLSGQRANCGGMLSIQDAYGFTAKKFIKDGFLEFLNKEIESIQYNEKDYEGLPFEFHGGFVGYLGYGLKVECDASSNKAKSSTPDACFVFADNTVVVDHSNGDVYILSLHDEFYSSNGDGICKNSTHTSWLVETEKKLLRLGGMPSGSPIIRKTHARSSSVHKQAGSPINGKTYVRSSSALKQSFVVEKSKDQYVRDVQNCLDYIRDGESYELCLTTQMKRRADCINALQLYLKLRKQNPAPYAAWLNFSSENLSICCSSPERFLRLDRAGVLEAKPIKGTIARGRTPEEDECLRLQLRYSEKDQAENLMIVDLLRNDLGKVCEPGSVHVPRLMDVESYRSVHTMVSTVCGTKKPDLSPVDCVKAAFPGGSMTGAPKVRSMEILDSLETSPRGVYSGSIGFFSYNHTFDLNIVIRTVILHDGEASVGAGGAIVALSSPEAEYDEMLLKAKAPTEVVEDLVQTIYSSDRSDSMQTTIS
- the LOC103629593 gene encoding probable aminodeoxychorismate synthase, chloroplastic isoform X3; the encoded protein is MAALRLPAQPVARWPHLPSAYAAAAAARRVSAPRGHLAARRAKGEEPPEPPVRTLLIDNYDSYTYNIFQELSVVNGVPPVVVRNDEWTWGDIFNRLYKDRTFDNIVISPGPGSPACPADIGVCLRILLECGDIPILGVCLGHQALGFVHGAEIVHAPEAIHGRLSEIEHDGCHLFNRVPSGRNSGFKVVRYHSLVIESGSLPDDLTSIAWTASPNLLSYLESDRTNVSTFLGTLDNNLMRNPLEYSNNGGELSNIGHACESDDSRVIMGIRHSSRPHYGVQFHPESIATHHGRQIFRNFKKITGNFGLRSSWIQERKVNSASHHDSIPKDLLHTERMELSESVLGKRGIGKKCLRLQWKKIENFVCPTVGSEDIFAVLFGHQSGEDTFWLDSSSVDQNRARFSFMGGKGGSLWKQMSFHLSGQRANCGGMLSIQDAYGFTAKKFIKDGFLEFLNKEIESIQYNEKDYEGLPFEFHGGFVGYLGYGLKVECDASSNKAKSSTPDACFVFADNTVVVDHSNGDVYILSLHDEFYSSNGDGICKNSTHTSWLVETEKKLLRLGGMPSGSPIIRKTHARSSSVHKQAGSPINGKTYVRSSSALKQSFVVEKSKDQYVRDVQNCLDYIRDGESYELCLTTQMKRRADCINALQLYLKLRKQNPAPYAAWLNFSSENLSICCSSPERFLRLDRAGVLEAKPIKGTIARGRTPEEDECLRLQLRYSEKDQAENLMIVDLLRNDLGKVCEPGSVHVPRLMDVESYRSVHTMVSTVCGTKKPDLSPVDCVKAAFPGGSMTGAPKVRSMEILDSLETSPRGVYSGSIGFFSYNHTFDLNIVIRTVILHDGEASVGAGGAIVALSSPEAEYDEMLLKAKAPTEVVEDLVQTIYSSDRSDSMQTTIS
- the LOC103629593 gene encoding probable aminodeoxychorismate synthase, chloroplastic isoform X4, translated to MAALRLPAQPVARWPHLPSAYAAAAAARRVSAPRGHLAARRAKGEEPPEPPVRTLLIDNYDSYTYNIFQELSVVNGVPPVVVRNDEWTWGDIFNRLYKDRTFDNIVISPGPGSPACPADIGVCLRILLECGDIPILGVCLGHQALGFVHGAEIVHAPEAIHGRLSEIEHDGCHLFNRVPSGRNSGFKVVRYHSLVIESGSLPDDLTSIAWTASPNLLSYLESDRTNVSTFLGTLDNNLMRNPLEYSNNGGELSNIGHACESDDSRVIMGIRHSSRPHYGVQFHPESIATHHGRQIFRNFKKITGNFGLRSSWIQVNSASHHDSIPKDLLHTERMELSESVLGKRGIGKKCLRLQWKKIENFVCPTVGSEDIFAVLFGHQSGEDTFWLDSSSVDQNRARFSFMGGKGGSLWKQMSFHLSGQRANCGGMLSIQDAYGFTAKKFIKDGFLEFLNKEIESIQYNEKDYEGLPFEFHGGFVGYLGYGLKVECDASSNKAKSSTPDACFVFADNTVVVDHSNGDVYILSLHDEFYSSNGDGICKNSTHTSWLVETEKKLLRLGGMPSGSPIIRKTHARSSSVHKQAGSPINGKTYVRSSSALKQSFVVEKSKDQYVRDVQNCLDYIRDGESYELCLTTQMKRRADCINALQLYLKLRKQNPAPYAAWLNFSSENLSICCSSPERFLRLDRAGVLEAKPIKGTIARGRTPEEDECLRLQLRYSEKDQAENLMIVDLLRNDLGKVCEPGSVHVPRLMDVESYRSVHTMVSTVCGTKKPDLSPVDCVKAAFPGGSMTGAPKVRSMEILDSLETSPRGVYSGSIGFFSYNHTFDLNIVIRTVILHDGEASVGAGGAIVALSSPEAEYDEMLLKAKAPTEVVEDLVQTIYSSDRSDSMQTTIS
- the LOC103629593 gene encoding probable aminodeoxychorismate synthase, chloroplastic isoform X2 — its product is MAALRLPAQPVARWPHLPSAYAAAAAARRVSAPRGHLAARRAKGEEPPEPPVRTLLIDNYDSYTYNIFQELSVVNGVPPVVVRNDEWTWGDIFNRLYKDRTFDNIVISPGPGSPACPADIGVCLRILLECGDIPILGVCLGHQALGFVHGAEIVHAPEAIHGRLSEIEHDGCHLFNRVPSGRNSGFKVVRYHSLVIESGSLPDDLTSIAWTASPNLLSYLESDRTNVSTFLGTLDNNLMRNPLEYSNNGGELSNIGHACESDDSRVIMGIRHSSRPHYGVQFHPESIATHHGRQIFRNFKKITGNFGLRSSWIQERKVHSIESPVLQVNSASHHDSIPKDLLHTERMELSESVLGKRGIGKKCLRLQWKKIENFVCPTVGSEDIFAVLFGHQSGEDTFWLDSSSVDQNRARFSFMGGKGGSLWKQMSFHLSGQRANCGGMLSIQDAYGFTAKKFIKDGFLEFLNKEIESIQYNEKDYEGLPFEFHGGFVGYLGYGLKVECDASSNKAKSSTPDACFVFADNTVVVDHSNGDVYILSLHDEFYSSNGDGICKNSTHTSWLVETEKKLLRLGGMPSGSPIIRKTHARSSSVHKQAGSPINGKTYVRSSSALKQSFVVEKSKDQYVRDVQNCLDYIRDGESYELCLTTQMKRRADCINALQLYLKLRKQNPAPYAAWLNFSSENLSICCSSPERFLRLDRAGVLEAKPIKGTIARGRTPEEDECLRLQLRYSEKDQAENLMIVDLLRNDLGKVCEPGSVHVPRLMDVESYRSVHTMVSTVCGTKKPDLSPVDCVKAAFPGGSMTGAPKVRSMEILDSLETSPRGVYSGSIGFFSYNHTFDLNIVIRTVILHDGEASVGAGGAIVALSSPEAEYDEMLLKAKAPTEVVEDLVQTIYSSDRSDSMQTTIS